Proteins co-encoded in one Macrobrachium nipponense isolate FS-2020 chromosome 24, ASM1510439v2, whole genome shotgun sequence genomic window:
- the LOC135205389 gene encoding hemocyanin B chain-like, with protein MKVFVLCALLAAAAAWPSLDFGSHSLDGFQGDASDVPVAKRQQDVNHLLWKVYDHLHFDDLKGYAESFDPEADTSMYKDGGEAVHHLVKELKDHRLLEQHHWFSLFNERQREEALMLFDVLMQCKTWDCAVHNAAYWRERMNEGEFVYALYTAVIHSDLGHGIVLPPLYEVTPHMFTNSEVIQKAYTAKMTNTPGSFHMEFTGTKKNKEQRVAYFGEDIGMNVHHVTWHMDFPFWWEDKYGHHLDRKGELFFWVHHQLTVRFDSERLSNYLDMVDELHWEKSIEEGFAPHTVYKYGGEFPARPDHIHFEDVDDVARVRDMIIMERRIRDAIAHGYITDKDGKIIDIMNDKGIDKLGDIIESSMYSPNVQYYGALHNLAHIMLGRQGDPHGKYNMPPGVMEHFETATRDPTFFRLHKYMDNIFKEHKDSLTPYTHEDLDFPGIDVESIAVKGPLRTYFEDYEFDLRNAVDSAAGIADVELKAHVARLNHHDFSFVADINNNNGNEVVATFRLYLCPDYDNTGEKFDYDDGHWHCIEMDKFWKKLSPGANHIERKSSESAVTVPDVPSFQSLIDAADSGSFDMHEFERACGIPNRMLLPKGKKDGMDFSLFLAVTDGSYDLTHPDVDSEHGGTHAHCGAHGEVYPDKRPMGFPLDRKIPDRRVFDETTNIKFSHVKVYHDDSKLTTVGH; from the exons ATGAAGGTGTTTGTCTTGTGCGCTCTGTTGGCTGCTGCCGCCGCCTGGCCCAGCTTGGACTTTGGGAGCCACTCACTGGATGGCTTTCAGGGCGATGCTTCAG atGTTCCAGTGGCTAAGAGACAACAGGATGTGAACCATCTACTCTGGAAAGTATATGACCACCTACACTTTGATGACTTGAAAGGATATGCTGAAAGCTTTGATCCTGAGGCTGACACCTCTATGTACAAGGATGGAGGTGAAGCTGTGCACCATCTTGTCAAGGAACTGAAGGATCACAGACTTTTGGAGCAGCACCACTGGTTCTCTCTTTTCAATGAACGCCAGAGGGAAGAAGCTCTGATGCTTTTCGATGTACTCATGCAGTGCAAGACTTGGGATTGCGCAGTACACAATGCAGCATACTGGCGAGAgcgcatgaatgaaggagagttTGTGTATGCCCTTTACACTGCTGTCATTCACTCTGATCTTGGACATGGCATTGTTCTCCCCCCACTTTATGAAGTTACTCCTCACATGTTCACAAACAGTGAAGTTATCCAGAAAGCTTACACTGCCAAGATGACCAATACCCCAGGTAGCTTCCATATGGAGTTCACTGGTACCAAAAAGAACAAGGAACAACGTGTGGCCTACTTTGGAGAGGACATTGGCATGAATGTGCACCACGTCACTTGGCACATGGATTTCCCCTTCTGGTGGGAAGACAAATATGGACATCACTTGGACCGCAAGGGAGAACTCTTCTTCTGGGTACATCATCAGCTGACTGTGCGCTTTGATTCTGAGCGTCTCTCCAACTACCTGGATATGGTGGACGAACTTCACTGGGAAAAATCAATTGAAGAAGGTTTCGCCCCACACACTGTATACAAATATGGTGGTGAATTCCCAGCTCGCCCAGACCACATTCACTTTGAAGACGTTGATGATGTTGCTAGAGTCCGTGACATGATTATCATGGAAAGACGCATCCGTGATGCTATTGCCCATGGATATATTACTGACAAGGATGGTAAAATCATCGACATCATGAATGACAAGGGAATTGACAAACTTGGTGACATTATTGAATCCTCTATGTACAGTCCTAATGTTCAGTATTATGGTGCACTCCATAACTTGGCTCACATTATGCTTGGTCGTCAAGGTGATCCCCATGGAAAATACAACATGCCCCCAGGTGTTATGGAACACTTTGAAACAGCCACTCGTGATCCTACATTCTTCAGACTTCataaatatatggataatatCTTTAAGGAACACAAGGATTCACTTACTCCATACACTCATGAGGACTTGGATTTCCCTGGAATTGATGTAGAAAGCATTGCAGTGAAGGGACCTCTTCGAACTTATTTTGAAGATTATGAGTTTGACCTGCGAAATGCTGTAGACAGTGCTGCAGGCATTGCTGATGTGGAACTAAAGGCACATGTTGCTCGTCTTAATCACCACGACTTCTCCTTTGTTGctgacatcaacaacaacaatggcAATGAAGTAGTTGCTACTTTCCGTCTGTATCTGTGTCCAGATTATGACAATACTGGCGAGAAATTTGATTATGACGATGGTCATTGGCACTGCATTGAAATGGACAAGTTCTGGAAGAAAT TGTCTCCTGGGGCTAACCACATTGAAAGGAAGTCAAGCGAATCGGCAGTCACAGTTCCAGACGTACCAAGCTTCCAGTCTCTTATTGATGCTGCTGACAGTGGCAGCTTCGACATGCACGAATTCGAAAGGGCTTGCGGAATTCCCAACAGGATGCTCCTGCCCAAGGGTAAGAAGGACGGCATGGACTTCTCACTCTTCTTGGCTGTCACAGACGGTAGCTACGACCTCACTCATCCTGATGTAGATTCAGAGCATGGCGGCACTCACGCTCACTGCGGTGCTCACGGA